A window of Pseudomonas monteilii contains these coding sequences:
- a CDS encoding porin: MAATIPAAAHAADEQPEGFIEGASLNVNARNAYFNRNQLNPGNADNREWGQGFVARFQSGYTPGTVGFGLDAHAMLGLKLDGGGGHAGTSILPLHYQDDGELGKAPGAFSTAGAAIKLKAFDTELKAGDLFLTNPVIAGGETRMLPQTFRGVSLTNTSIDGLMLEGGQASFTKPYNQSGHRRIDTFYGTLADGSKSHHLNWAGATWSGTPNITASLYGAELQDIWNQYYADFEYIHVINDHVSLNPGFHVYHTQDTGKALLGTIDNNTYSLHLTLDVDGHSVTAAYQRVNGDTPFDYINQGDSVFLDNSRMYSDFNGPNERSWKLQYGYDFSALGYPGLSTTLSYSRGEIDLTKADRSSSGYGNWYNPDGKDAHHWERDLDVRYVVQEGQFKDLAVQLRYASHRGSQGYSWVDNDVDEYRVIVDYPLNIF; the protein is encoded by the coding sequence ATGGCTGCAACGATTCCTGCTGCCGCTCACGCGGCTGACGAACAGCCCGAAGGCTTCATCGAAGGCGCTTCGCTGAACGTCAACGCACGCAATGCCTATTTCAATCGCAACCAGCTCAACCCAGGCAATGCCGACAACCGCGAGTGGGGGCAAGGCTTCGTCGCGCGCTTCCAGTCCGGCTATACACCCGGCACGGTAGGCTTCGGCCTCGATGCACATGCCATGCTGGGGCTGAAGCTCGATGGCGGTGGCGGGCACGCCGGGACCAGCATCCTGCCGCTGCATTACCAGGACGACGGCGAACTGGGCAAGGCGCCAGGCGCCTTCTCCACGGCAGGGGCAGCGATCAAGCTCAAGGCGTTCGACACCGAACTCAAGGCCGGCGACCTGTTCCTCACCAACCCGGTGATCGCCGGTGGCGAGACGCGCATGCTGCCGCAGACCTTCCGTGGGGTCAGCCTGACCAACACCAGCATCGATGGGCTCATGCTCGAAGGCGGCCAGGCCAGCTTCACCAAGCCTTACAATCAGAGCGGACACCGTCGTATCGACACGTTCTACGGCACGCTGGCCGACGGCAGCAAAAGCCATCATCTGAACTGGGCCGGTGCGACCTGGAGCGGTACACCGAACATCACCGCCAGTCTGTATGGCGCCGAACTTCAGGACATCTGGAACCAGTACTACGCCGATTTCGAGTACATCCATGTCATCAACGACCATGTCAGCCTCAATCCTGGGTTCCATGTCTACCATACCCAGGACACTGGCAAGGCGCTGCTGGGCACCATCGACAACAATACCTACAGCCTGCACCTGACCCTGGACGTCGATGGCCACAGCGTCACGGCCGCTTACCAGCGCGTCAATGGCGACACCCCGTTCGACTACATCAACCAGGGTGACAGCGTCTTCCTCGACAACTCGCGGATGTACTCGGACTTCAACGGGCCCAACGAGCGCTCCTGGAAGCTGCAGTACGGCTACGACTTCTCGGCACTGGGCTATCCGGGGCTGAGCACGACCCTGTCCTACTCACGGGGCGAGATCGACCTGACCAAGGCCGATCGCAGCAGCAGCGGCTACGGCAACTGGTACAACCCCGATGGCAAGGACGCCCACCACTGGGAGCGCGATCTGGACGTGCGCTACGTGGTTCAGGAGGGTCAGTTCAAGGACCTGGCCGTGCAGCTGCGCTACGCCAGTCACCGGGGCAGCCAAGGGTATTCGTGGGTCGACAACGATGTCGATGAATACCGGGTGATCGTCGACTACCCGCTGAACATCTTCTGA